From the genome of bacterium:
GATATTCAGGGGAAAATATTGCAGACCATTCAAAACGTTAACCAAAGCCAAGTTAACATTGAACACAACCTGAAAACAGGTATCTACCTCGTAAAAGTGAATACCCGTGAGAGCATTAGCACACAAAAATTAATTATTAACTAAAAAATCAGCATATCGTTTGGGGGTAATAACTAAGCCGATTGTATATACCCTACAAACTATGAAAACTTTCACATTTCCATTATTTATCATGCTGGTGCTATTTGCCTCATCATGCAAAACACCGCAAATGCTTGTTGATACTGACCTGAAACAAACCAGTGCGGCCATGACCGTAAAAGGCCGCTATGGTTTGTTGATTGGTCAGAAGTTGAGCTTCGGCTCCTACCAAACAGGCGAAGTACAACGCGGCTGGATAAAAAGTCGCCGCTTTAACTTTTTGTTTATTGATAATACCAACAGCAAACAAGCCATTAACTTTTCATTATCTGATAGCTTGGGAAACAATTATACCGCCCAATGCCTTAGCAAACTAAAGAAAGAACAAACCGATTTGGGTTTCTTTTTAGGGCACTCAAACAATCCTATTTTGAATGAATTGATGCGGATTGACGAAGAATACGACGAAACATTTGCCGTTACCATTGAGGCGGACAGCTCTACCGTTTGGAATATGCTGGTAGCCAATCGCCACATTGTACGCCAAAGGGGCAAATACAAAGGCTTGCTGTATAGCCAAACCCAAACTATTGAAATTAACCCCATCCGCCACGTTGAGGGCACAAAAGTTCCGTTTCCGGATGTTATCGGTTTCGAATACATACTTGACGGAAAAGTAATAGGCGCGGTAGAAACGCTGAATAAGGGTCGTATTTGGATTAGTCCTGACATTGATACCCAACTGAAAGGCATTTTGGCGGCTGCCTCTGCTGCCTTGTTGCTGCAAACCGATTTGGAGACCGTGTAAACTACTTCACAATTTTTCCGTTAAACATAGTTAGCACACGTTTAACAAAAGTGATTCTAACCCAATTATAAATGCCTGTCAAAATCAGGTAAGCAGCCCCTAATAACATAAGAAGCTTATATTCAAAGTATCCTTGGGTTGCTGAATATATAAACCACACAAACGCCACAGTAAATACTAGTAAAACTAGCCACCAAAAAGGGCTCACAAATACTTTGCATTCAAGTAAGGTACCCTCGTAACTATTTTTTACTTCGGCTGTAAGGAAAAAAAACACCAAGCCGTCTTGAGGCCCATTAAATGGCCCTCTTCTGAGCTCACTGTGGTTCTTCTGGTTAAAAAATAAATCAAAACAATTGCTGTATATGTACCCTGTGTACGTGCCATCTTCATTTTTTATCATTGCACGTACCTTAGCCATCACCTCATCATAGTTCTCAGGTGATTTGATAGCTATTACCTTATTAGACCAAGGCAACCAACTAAATTTCATTACTACAAAGAAAGAACATTCTTTTAACCTCCCCAATTTTTCAAATTGCACCTTATCTTTGCCGCCCTGCAAATGAAACAGCATCTTACCCATCACATCTTTGAGGTAGTGAGCGAAGCCGCCCACCAATTAGGCATACCCTGCTATGCTATTGGCGGCTACGTGCGTGATATTTTTTTGAAAAGAGACAGTAAAGACGTTGATATTGTGGCTATTGGCAGCGGAATTGATTTGGCGCACGAAGTAGCAAATCTACTCCCCAACAAGCCCCACGTAAGTTTTTTCAAAAACTTCGGGACGGCCATGCTTAAAACCGACGATGGTTGGGAAATTGAGTTTGTAGGTGCCCGAAAAGAATCGTACAACCGCAACTCGCGCAAACCGATAGTTGAAAACGGTACGTTGGAAGACGACCAAAACCGCCGCGATTTTACCATAAACGCGTTGGCAATATCACTTAATAAAGAAAGCTACGGCGAGTTACTCGACCCTTTTAACGGGATAAAGGACATGGAAGACAAAATCATCCGTACACCTTTAGATCCTGATATTACCTTTAGTGATGACCCATTGCGCATGATGCGAGGCATACGCTTTGCCAGTCAGTTAGGTTTTACCATTGAACCTGAAACATTACAGGCCATTGAACGCAATTCCGAACGGATAAAAATTGTTTCGATGGAGCGCATCAGCGACGAGTTGAACAAAATTATCCTTTCAAAAGTGCCTTCGGTGGGTTTTAACTACCTGTTTGATACAAAGCTGCTGCACATAATTTTCCCCGAACTGGCAGCCATGTATGGCGTAGAGGTGATAAACGGAAAAGCACATAAGGACAACTTTTACCACACCCTAAAGGTGCTGGACAATATTTGCTTAGAAACCGATGATTTGTGGTTACGCTGGTCGGCCATACTGCACGACATTGCCAAACCGGCAACCAAACGTTTTGAGCCGGGTCACGGATGGACGTTTCACGGCCACGAAGACAGGGGCGCTCGAATGGTTAAACCCATTTTCGACCGTTTTAAACTTCCCTTAAATGAAAAGATGAGGTTTGTACAAAAAATGGTAGCCCTGCACCTGCGCCCTATTGTGCTTTCGCAAGAGGTGGTGACAGACAGCGCTGTACGCCGATTGATTGTAGATGCAGGCGAGGATGTGGATGCACTGATTACGTTGTGCCGCGCCGATATTACCTCGAAGAATGAAATTAAGGTGAAGAAGTTTTTGGCGAACCTTAAAATTGTTCAGCAAAAAATAATCGACGTTACCGAGAGAGATAATCTGCGTAACTTCCAACCACCGGTGGATGGTTTCGACATAATGAATACCATTGATATACAGGATAAAACCCAAATAGGTGCTATAAAAGCAGCAGTTCGCGAAGCCATACTCGACGGTGAAATTAAAAACGACCGACAAGAGGCTTTTGATTTTATGCTGGCCACCGCAGCAAAAATGGGATTATCGATAAAACCTAGTCCTACAACATAAACTACAAATAAGATTTTTGGTTAATTTGCCACACGAAACCTATGCCACTGTATAAATTTAAAGTTTACTTTGAAGACAATGATGAGGTGTACCGCATCATCGAAGTGAAACACAATCAAACTTTTCAGCACTTGCACGATGCAATCCTTACCTCTGTAGGGTTTGATAACAAGCACGAAGCATCGTTTTATATGAGCGATGATACTTGGCGCAAGGGTCAACAAATAACTACCAAAAAAGGTACTGACAACCCTTTGCTGAAAGACAGTAAACTGAACGCCTTTATAAACGACCCGCACCAAAAAATACTGTATGTGTATGATTTGGAAGCACAATGGTGGTTTAACTGCGAACTTACCGGCATTATTATTAATGAAGATGCAGGAAAAGAATATCCTTTTGTGGCTAAAACAGTAGGCAAAGCCCCCAAACAATACAATACTGAGAAAAAGATTGGCGAAGATTTGGAGGAAGACGAGTTTGAATACATTACCCGCAACTTGCTTGCAGGCGACGTAGCCCCCGAAGAGTTAGGAGAAGGCTTTGGCAGCGAAGGCGAAGAAGAAGAGAGCGAGGACGGAGAAGACAGCGGATTGT
Proteins encoded in this window:
- a CDS encoding plasmid pRiA4b ORF-3 family protein produces the protein MPLYKFKVYFEDNDEVYRIIEVKHNQTFQHLHDAILTSVGFDNKHEASFYMSDDTWRKGQQITTKKGTDNPLLKDSKLNAFINDPHQKILYVYDLEAQWWFNCELTGIIINEDAGKEYPFVAKTVGKAPKQYNTEKKIGEDLEEDEFEYITRNLLAGDVAPEELGEGFGSEGEEEESEDGEDSGLFADDEEAPTTGLDDDM
- a CDS encoding HD domain-containing protein; translated protein: MKQHLTHHIFEVVSEAAHQLGIPCYAIGGYVRDIFLKRDSKDVDIVAIGSGIDLAHEVANLLPNKPHVSFFKNFGTAMLKTDDGWEIEFVGARKESYNRNSRKPIVENGTLEDDQNRRDFTINALAISLNKESYGELLDPFNGIKDMEDKIIRTPLDPDITFSDDPLRMMRGIRFASQLGFTIEPETLQAIERNSERIKIVSMERISDELNKIILSKVPSVGFNYLFDTKLLHIIFPELAAMYGVEVINGKAHKDNFYHTLKVLDNICLETDDLWLRWSAILHDIAKPATKRFEPGHGWTFHGHEDRGARMVKPIFDRFKLPLNEKMRFVQKMVALHLRPIVLSQEVVTDSAVRRLIVDAGEDVDALITLCRADITSKNEIKVKKFLANLKIVQQKIIDVTERDNLRNFQPPVDGFDIMNTIDIQDKTQIGAIKAAVREAILDGEIKNDRQEAFDFMLATAAKMGLSIKPSPTT